The genomic window AAAAAGGCATGAGCAGGCAAGTGATGTAATACGCCTTGTGCAAACCGTCCTTGATAAACTTTCCCCCGTAAGCTTGCAAGAGGGCGGCAATAAGAAACGCACCCGCGGCTATGCCGTTCACAAACAGGTAAGCAATCACCTGCCAGGGGAAGTGGGGGCTTTTCAGTTGAGTAAGTTCATAGATATAGGGCATTAGCTTCACCCTCTCTTTTACTGTTTCACATCGGAGGTCTCTTTGTGATGTTTGTGTTGGCCCCGGGAGCGGAAGGATAAGAGAGAGACCAGTCCGATGCCGATAAAGCTCAGAATACTGCTCCAGTAGCCGCTGAGCATATTATTCTGGGGAAGCTGGGGGTTAGAGGGCAGTCCGTATTTTTCCGGCTTATCCAGCAAGAGGTAGAATACATTTAAGCCCCCCAGAATATCGGAATCGCCGTAGATTTTGGCCCTAGATTCACCGTTGGCTTGCAACATCTTTTCCCTTTCTTTGGCTTTGGCCATCAGTTCATCTACGTTACCAAATTCAATGCAATCGGTAGGACAGGCCTGGGCGCAGGCAGGTTGCTGGCCCACTTGCAGCCTGTCGTAGCACAAAGTGCATTTTTCAGCAGTACCGGTAAACAAGCCGATGTCAATCACCCCGAACGGACAGCCGGAGACACAGTATTTACAGCCGATGCAGGTGTTGGGATCGATGTACACCGTATCATATTCTGT from Caldalkalibacillus uzonensis includes these protein-coding regions:
- a CDS encoding 4Fe-4S dicluster domain-containing protein; the protein is MADLEARKGMFIDTSICIGCKACETACKEWNELPMNPDYGFSGLSYDNTKELNGENWRHVKFIEDFSEDRSQSRWLFLSDSCKHCQHAGCMEVCPTNAIIRTEYDTVYIDPNTCIGCKYCVSGCPFGVIDIGLFTGTAEKCTLCYDRLQVGQQPACAQACPTDCIEFGNVDELMAKAKEREKMLQANGESRAKIYGDSDILGGLNVFYLLLDKPEKYGLPSNPQLPQNNMLSGYWSSILSFIGIGLVSLLSFRSRGQHKHHKETSDVKQ